The genomic DNA TCAGGGTAGTACCATAGTAGAATGGGAATATCTTGTTTGATAGTGCGTGGAACATATTTCTTATTACTATTGAGCTGCATTTGTAAAATTCAAGAGTCAGAAGGTAATATTAAGGTAATTTGGACCTGGGACATGCAATGGTGCTCAAGCTAACCTTGCCCTGCAGCATGATtagttttgatattttttttttcgtAAACAATAGCTAAATAAACAACTTACTTTAATTAGTGTTTTGCCAGTCTAAATAAGGTAATAGTTGTGATTAATTCCATATAATATTCTTATATTTTGTAAAGGCAGCTCATACTGTTGGTCTTGGCTTTGTACATTTTGATTTGCTTAGCAGTGTAAGGTTACAGTAGAATCACATTTTGATTCTCTTAGCAGTGTGAGATTACAGTAGAATTAACACTTCTATTTTCTTATAGCAGTGTAAGATTACGGTATGGCATTTTTCTTCCAGACTTCAGCCAAAATCGCTTTCCATTTCTGTTGCTTGCCTCATCAAATATTTCTTTCAGATCACGTACCACTTTTTCCACTGGAAGAAGGGGACTCCATTTGCTGATGACCAAGGGATGTATAACACATTGACTTGGTGGGAACAAATGGACAATGGCAAACAGCTTACCCGCAACAGAAAGTTTTTGACAGCGGTTCCTGTCGTTCTGTAAGTGCTTATCTATTGcaaatatgtttccatttatACATGAATACCCATGATGTCCTTATTGCATATAATTGTAACATGGATTTATATATGAGTGAAACATGTTCCTTGTAgccaataaatattttttaaaaaagatgcAGGTCAGTGGTTCATTAGCACTGATCTTGATGTTTTTCTATAACACTTTAGATTGATCATAACCTTCTGAGTTAATAAATGGTTTCTAATGAATCGACATTTTGTTATTATTCGAGGTAATTTGTTGTGGTTGCTCGTGCTATTTAAGtgcattttattcaaattttgATTTCTAGTTTTCAGGGCATAATTTCTACTAAAGGGATGACATTCTGTTCCATAAGATAATTGGTTTCAAACTTCTAGATGTGGAtattagaagaagaagaaacgcTTTATGAACAGCATATCTTTTTGGGCAAAGTCTTTGTATGTGACCTGGTAGAATAACTGAACTAGCTTGAAAATAGACTGCCACAACTGATGTGCCATCTACTTGAATCTTGAATAAAATCTATGTATGTGTGCCATGTGATAAGTGTAGCGCAGCTACCAACACACTATGCCCTAATGCCCATTTGTTATTAGTGTAGGCATGCCTTGTTTCGCTTCACTTTCTACTAAAGAAACTGGCCTTGCAGTAATTTGTTCATTAAACAACGTTTAGCTCCTTAGCTTCAATTCAACAGTGGGCCTTGGGATTTGCCAAAATGGATTGTATCTGCCATATGTAAGACAGTTAAGGATCACGGTCACTCTGTTAAACATATACGAGTGGAGTGTCGGCAATGCATCTTCGTTTGCTTTACAAGTTACTATAGACAAACCAGTAGCAGCAATGTtcagttttctttttgaaaaccAGAAGTTATCTTGTAATACCCAAAATGCCTAGCATTTAGTCTAGAAGATAAATCTCGGCTTCAACTCTAGtgcatttaaaaaaaatgagataTCATGCATTTCATGTTGATCGCATAAGTGCCTTCAGCAGTGCAGCGATAATTTTTGTTGCTAATACAGAAGTCTGACCTTTCCACTTGGTTTATTTTCTGATGCTAACATTTCCTTTTAAGTTCAAATTCTATGTTAGTTTTAACGTACGCTACATCATTGATCCACATGATTTTCTCCTGTTTTGAACCGGCAGGTATCTAAGCCACTTTTAAATAAGTATTTGTATTTCAATGTGGCAAACTACTAAACCAGTATTGGTTGTGGGAGTACTTGCCTTTAGGCACTCAGTTTTCCAAACAAAAAGTGTTATGTTACATTTCCTGTTTCTTTCACGTTCCAATAGTGTAAGCACACTGATCGATAATAACTTCCTTCCTTATTTGATCCTAAAAGTGTTCTTTAGAAATATGTAACTGCCTCTAGCAATCATGAtggtattattatgcatttatgcATGGTGCATCTATATCTATTGTATTTTAAATCTAAAGCTAGGAAGACAAGTTGTGATGTCTGGGCGGCACTGTTGTGATGTGTTTTGTACTCATCTTTTTGTAGAGATGAGATTAGCTTGAGTTCCCTTAGTTAAGATTAGAGATTCCAGGAGCTTATGACACTAACTAGAGCCGTGATTCGAAATTTAACAGGCTTACTGACACTTAAGATTAGAGATTTCAGGACCTTACGACACTAACTAGAGCCGTGATTTGGAATTTTACAGTCTTACTGACATGTGGCGCCTGATCCCACATGTTATTGAGACTATGAGTGTCAAATTCTAATTGTCACTCAAATTGGTGTCATATTCCAGCGCAGAAATTTTCTGAAGTTCAATTCCCTTTGCTTGAGTGACCCAACCTGCATATGAAAGTTACAGAATTTTGTTTATAAAAGGATGTTACGTACCTTTTAACTTTAAATAGTATGTGGACTGGCACATGGGTTCCAGTCTTCTCTTGATTGGCTGGCCAATCCTTTAATTGCCCCCTACCTATTGTCTGATTTTATATGTCGGAGTTGACTGCAGCACTAATCTAGGGATAATTGCTCTGTTCTTTGGCAGGTACTTGATAGCTTCCCACACCACGGACTATCAACATCCTATGCTCTTCCTCAACACCCTAGCAGTCACCGTGCTAGTTGTTGCCAAATTACCAAACATGCACAAGGTTCGGATTTTTGGGATCAATGCCGGCAGCTAAGGAGCAGCATCTCACAGTAGACACCTATACATGTCGCGTTTCATTTGGATTACAGGAGGTGTTGAGCCTAGTTCTGAATTGAATCACCAGAGTACCGGTAGCAGTGTTTGAGAGCTGTTCGTAGATGACATGTAATCATTGTACAGAGAAATGCTAAGAAGGCTGGAACGATGATGCTTTCTGCAACTAGTGAACAAAAGGTTCTGTAGACTCGTAATGTTGTTATACGTTCTCTAGCAAGAATTTGGCAATTGATACATGTACAGGTCTGCTCTTTTGTCAAGAGGAAATAATCAATCATGATATGACAAAATCATGACGAATAATTCTAGTACATGATGAATCTAGTAGCACCAACTTAGTTGGAAAACTATTTTGGTCTCCCCAGTAGGGGTGAGTATTCGGCATACGCACGTCATGTGATGATCCCACGACATGACGACAAGATTCGTTTGGGGGAACATCTGAACCTTCAATTGAGATGCTATCCTTGCAATTACTTTCTGCCTATAAAAATCCTGCTCACTCCGAATTTGATGTGTTGTAAAAATGATGAAAACTAAAGCAAAGGCTAGTAGTTGAATTACTACTTAAAAATGATGAAAACTAAAGCAAAGGCTAGTAGTTGAATTACTACTTTTATAGTCATCATATACTATAGTGTTGATGTTACTGGGACAACTATTGCACTAGTCCCTAcgtcccaaattataaaccATTTTGACATTTTCAAATTCATAGTTTTtgttatatatctagacattgcgtatatctagatgcatagaaagCTCAAAACGATGGAGAGAGTATATGCTTGCATGGGAGGGTCTGAATGTAGATTCTTTTGCAGACCATGTTTGCATTGCACACTGCTACTTATGGCGTAGGAGAATGAGAATCTTGGTTTGGTTTGAGTAAATGTCCCAAAATATACCACATGATGCTCCCAAAAGAAATCAAAGTAATAGATAATAAATAAGTGATTACAAATATTTGAGAAATGGACGATATACTTTAAGACAACTTGGTGATGATacataaaaaataattgaagGAGGACACATACAATACTGATATgactggggtgtttggatacgaggtgttaaactttaacagtgtcacatcggatgttcggatgctaattaggagaactaaacatgagctaattataaaactaatacatctgtgcaattagttttgtaattagcctatatttaatactcctaattagcatccaaacatccgatgtgacaggtgttaaactttaatacatggttgccaaacaggcccttatttAATTTTTTAAGTGTCAGTGTTCTCTAACTAAGGGCAACCACAATGGAAGTAAAAAGGTAACCTTAAACAATTAATGTGCTCTTGTGGTGCACCgtaagggcagtcccaatgggagaaaccaacctagttttcatagtctaggatattgtatcaagaaatcatccttcacaatgcaactttttttatctagagtctaaataaaaatccaaccaatcattctcctttctagtaccagatcctctgtgcatcatgtaaaggagctcgagtgatgggtagcagcggtgcaagcgcaaaggatccTGCAGTAAttaagaagaaactacttggaTCTCCCCAATGCTGAATCACTAGTTTCTTGGCTCATTGGTGCGCGTGAGGACTtgtggcctgttcgcttcagcttataagccggctgaaaagctgaaacggctgatttgttgtgagaggaaaacactgtttggtggctgataagccggctgaataagctgaagcgaacaggccgttggtttcctctctaagaaatggtttctctctctctctccataataaatctactaccacatcagcaaattgcttagttggcatgataattaagagggatagaaactatcatcaatgtcccattgggactgccctaagCATTGTGCAAACGCACCATAGGAAAAAGATTCCTTACGGTAAACCTCAAGCTTACGACGCACCTTAGTGAATAAACAAgtattttctctctcctccgctctCTCGCATCATTCAACACACTAAGAGCCAccactttcttttccttctgcaCACTGCTGCAAATATTTTATCCTGTAGTGAGCTCAGATTGCAAACCACAAACATTGTGCGGTTTGCCTTAACAAATGCTACCTGTTAGTGGGTCCCATCTTAAGGTGTGTTTGGGCAACAACCATTGCCCATGCCCTAACAGCATCCATCAAGGTCTCGAAGAAAAAACTAAATCTACGGAAATGTCTAAGCTAAGAGTAGAGACATatgaccttttttttctttttaaaacgAACCGGCATGAGAATGTCACAATTTCATTGCGCATGCCTATCGAGATTACATCTTAATTAATCTGGAGCTCTCAATCTCTCAATTTTTATAAATACTTTAATAAAGCAGGAATATTACATTAAAACACGAGCCAACAAATAGAAATAAATGTTTAGACATCGACAACCATATTGAACGATGCCCTTTCATTTCGTGTAATCTTCGCTTTTAAAGCCTTGGGTGTGCAAGACTATTCTTAATCTTTCGTGTTCTCTCTTACCATACTCTCTAAAGCTGTCCTGTCATGTTATATGAAATTATA from Setaria italica strain Yugu1 chromosome VII, Setaria_italica_v2.0, whole genome shotgun sequence includes the following:
- the LOC101767529 gene encoding ORM1-like protein 3; translation: MAKLYVQAVPPPDLNRNTEWFMYPGVWTTYILILFFSWILVLSVFGCAPGTAWTLVNLGHFAITYHFFHWKKGTPFADDQGMYNTLTWWEQMDNGKQLTRNRKFLTAVPVVLYLIASHTTDYQHPMLFLNTLAVTVLVVAKLPNMHKVRIFGINAGS